In a single window of the Chiloscyllium punctatum isolate Juve2018m chromosome 25, sChiPun1.3, whole genome shotgun sequence genome:
- the LOC140496090 gene encoding uncharacterized protein: MAVSRFTGYSLPDVYPREGGAEHSVTSSPLHLGHSVKLSPSASLSSEYPGSAVPPCITYPAPYGPYPGLGPPALGGSREFLGRRDFPAAPHCSSPPRHSVFLPATRGYHSRSGHRDSGGAEQRFRGTLAPRTGSEQMPLGIAGGLLSPSRYCHQVTAPGADHYLTSLLQTYSPIHLNPASGCTHGSTGPFCKYLKEAIKQELVCKWVNQGAAARNSCPTTFSELQELVSHLTVEHLGGSEQLPYVCLWENCPREGKAFKAKYKLVNHLRVHTGEKPFPCPFAGCGKLFARSENLKIHKRTHTGERPFRCEFQGCDRRFANSSDRKKHSHVHTSDKPYRCKVTDCDKSYTHPSSLRKHMKLHCKASLPTACGGSYSDTDRESRTLSRTGAQASSPHCSRPGDMARPASPGILSPSAGTGFEDSAGQPVTDTRPGVCLAPVRTVRARERVDQVPGAAPAQSANPCANGTDTTFIKPPPGTARCISSGQLTPAQADPAVEPLALVSSCLHSANWPETALNSPPSPRSDFTVDSIPTIRAAASLSQRPEGRTSAPRLGASRRAGLEGQAPAGPLLNAWYTCQRRNSSSSFTGTPGHACAAAAAEQTDLAVTLLKYTES, encoded by the exons ATGGCAGTGTCAAGGTTCACTGGCTATTCTCTCCCAGATGTTTACCCCAGGGAGGGGGGTGCCGAGCACAGTGTGACATCGTCCCCTCTGCACTTGGGACATTCAGTAAAGCTCAGTCCCTCTGCCAGTCTGTCCTCAGAGTACCCCGGGAGTGCAGTGCCGCCCTGTATCACTTACCCAGCCCCCTATGGCCCCTATCCGGGGCTCGGGCCTCCGGCGTTAGGGGGTAGCAGGGAGTTCTTGGGAAGGCGGGATTTCCCGGCGGCTCCACACTGCTCCAGCCCGCCTCGGCACAGCGTCTTCCTCCCGGCCACAAGAGGTTACCACTCCCGCAGCGGGCACCGGGACAGTGGCGGGGCCGAGCAGAGGTTCCGGGGCACCTTGGCCCCACGGACTGGCAGTGAGCAGATGCCCCTGGGGATTGCAGGGGGACTCCTAAGCCCCTCACGGTACTGTCACCAAGTGACAGCACCCGGGGCTGATCACTatctcacctccctccttcaAACCTACAGCCCGATTCACCTGAACCCCGCCTCCGGGTGCACTCACGGCAGCACCGGGCCGTTTTGTAAATACCTGAAGGAAGCCATCAAGCAGGAGCTCGTGTGTAAGTGGGTTAACCAGGGAGCAGCAGCCAGGAATAGCTGCCCCACAACCTTTAGCGAGCTGCAAGAGTTAGTCTCCCACTTGACAGTGGAACATCTTGGGGGCAGCGAGCAGTTACCTTATGTCTGTTTGTGGGAGAACTGCCCGAGGGAGGGCAAGGCTTTCAAAGCGAAATACAAGCTGGTGAACCACCTGCGGGTCCACACCGGCGAGAAACCCTTCCCTTGTCCCTTCGCCGGCTGCGGGAAGCTGTTTGCCCGATCGGAGAACCTGAAGATCCACAAGCGGACCCACACAG gggagaggccgttcaggtGTGAGTTCCAGGGATGTGACAGGAGGTTCGCGAACAGCAGCGATCGGAAGAAGCATTCCCACGTGCACACAAGTGACAAGCCGTACCGCTgtaaagttacagattgtgacaAATCTTACACTCACCCAAGTTCGCTTCGCAAACACATGAAACTGCATTGCAAGGCAAGTCTGCCCACGGCGTGCGGAGGGTCATACTCGGACACAGACAGGGAGTCCCGAACGCTGTCCCGGACAGGGGCACAGGCTAGCTCCCCGCACTGCTCCCGTCCCGGGGACATGGCTCGCCCGGCGTCTCCCGGCATATTATCTCCATCAGCCGGGACTGGGTTTGAGGACAGCGCCGGTCAGCCCGTCACCGACACAAGGCCTGGCGTTTGTCTAGCGCCGGTACGCACAGTCAGAGCCCGGGAGAGGGTTGACCAGgtaccaggagcagcaccagcccAATCTGCCAACCCCTGTGCCAACGGGACGGACACTACCTTCATCAAACCGCCCCCCGGTACAGCCCGATGTATCAGCAGCGGCCAACTAACCCCAGCTCAGGCTGACCCGGCAGTGGAGCCCCTGGCTTTAGTCTCAAGCTGCCTGCACAGCGCTAACTGGCCGGAGACTGCACTGAATTCACCGCCTTCGCCTCGCTCTGATTTCACGGTGGACTCCATCCCAACCATCCGAGCCGCTGCATCTCTCTCACAGCGACCTGAAGGCAGGACCAGTGCACCCCGGCTCGGGGCTAGTCGGCGGGCCGGCCTCGAGGGGCAGGCTCCAGCCGGGCCCCTCCTTAACGCCTGGTACACCTGTCAGCGGAGgaacagcagcagcagcttcaCCGGGACACCGGGCCACGCGTGTGCTGCTGCCGCTGCTGAGCAGACCGATCTCGCTGTCACACTGCTCAAGTACACAGAGAGCTGA